Below is a genomic region from Rouxiella chamberiensis.
CAGCCGCCGTTGCCACGTGGGTTTCGTCCGTCCGGTCGTTCGCGATAAAATCATCGACGAACAGCAGATTGCCGCTCTCTTCTTCGGCAAAGCTTGCCCGCGAGGCCTGCGTGGTTAAGGTCCAGCGAACCTCTGCGTCTTCAAGAATAAATGCCCGGCGCTCGCGCGGCGCATCCAGCGCGATCGGCACATAGGCGGCCCCGAGTTTGATAATGCCAAGCATGGCGGCGATCAGGTCGGGCGTTTTCTCCATGCTGAGCACCACGCGATCCCCCTGCGCGACGCCCGCCTGCTGCAAGCCTGCGGCTATCTGCGCGGCGCGGTCGGCAAGCTGGCGATAACTCAGGCAGGCGTCTTCGGCCACCAGCGCCCGCGCGTCTTGTCTGGCAGCGACCTGATCCTCGAACAGCGCATAGAGAGAGCGCTGCAAATCCAGCTCTAACGCGGTCGCATTCCAGTGATGAAGCACACGATCGATTTCATGAGTGTCGAGCATTGTCTGTTCGCGCAAGGTGCGCGTCGTGCCTTGGGTGAAGCTCGTCAGCAGCCGTTGTAGACGGTGCAGAATCTCGAGCGCATCATGATGGGAAATTTCCCCGGCGCGATAACTTAGCTCAAGTGACAACGTCACGCCTGCATGCAGCGTAAGTTGCACAGGCGCATCGTCCATAGCGTCGCGTTCCTGTGTTTCACTCACGGCGATCAGCGAGTCAAACAGCGGTTGTTCGGCAGTTTTTCCCGCTGCGCGAAGCAAATCCTGCTCATCGATTTCGGCATGGTCCCGGTGCGCGTCTAGGCGGGTCGTCAGGGCGCAAAACCATTCACCCAGCGCGAGATGGCCGTCAATGGCGATGCGCAGCGGCAGCGCCTGACGTTCCCCCGTGAGGCTGCTGACAATGCGCTGACCAAACAGCACCTCGTCTTCCCCGCTGTATTTAGCCAGCAGCAGGCTCCACGCCGCGCTTAACAGCACATCGAGCGTGATTGACGCCTGCTTGACGAGGGCCAGCAGCGCACGATTTACATCCGGTGCCATGTCCACCGTGACCCTGCCCGCCTCGTGCGACGAAGAATCGACCTCGTCACCCACGCCTTGCAGCGCGGCATTACGGGTTCGTTGCGCACCGGCAAGATAGGTTTGCCAGTACTTGCGGGCCGCGTCTTTGCGCGACAGGCGAGTCTCTTCCTGCATCAACGTCATAATGATGCGCCCTCCATCACAGGGTGTTCAGCGTGTTTTTCCAGTGCCGTCAGCAGGCTGGAAAGGCTCTCGACATTGCGGCCAAACTGGTTGATCACGGCGCCGTGGCAGAGCTTTTCGGCAAAACCGTATTTAAGGAAGGTCGAGAGCGTGCCGGTCGGACTGAGATCCACATAAAAGGCGCGGTCCTTCCCGGCAAGCGACGTCATCAAGCCATGAAAATCCACGGGATTTCGCAGCACGCGCCAGAAATAGTCGCCGTCCCATTCTGCGACCGGTTTTCCCGACATCGCCGAATAAACCGGCAGGCTGGCCGCCTGTTTCGGCAGAGTCTCGACGAGTGCGCGGAACTCAGGTTCGATGATGTCGATACCGGCAGAATGAAACGGCTGCTCGACCGGCAGCAGCATGGAGATAATCTCGCGCTGCGACAGTTGCTCCTTGAGCGCCGACAGCGTGGCCAGACTGCCGCTGACCACAAAGTTTTTCTGGAAATTGAGGCTGGCGAGTTCCGTGTGCTGATACAGCGCGGCATTCGCATGGAAGTGTTCGATCGGGGCCAGCACGCTCATCATGCCGCCGCCCGCCGTCTGTTCACTCAGCATCCGCGCCTGACTCACCACAAGCTTCATTGCATCGTCCAACGTCAGCACCCCGGCCACGACCGCCGCAATACATTCACCGAGGCTATAGCCCATCACGCCGCCGGGCTGGATGCCTTCGGCTTTCAGCAGGCCGGTCAGGCTGACGCCGAGACTCAACAGCGCCGCGCTGGACAGCACGACGTCGGAAAGCGGCATCTGGCGACGGGTGTCGTCATACAGCGCCTCGAGCAGACTGTTGCCGGTGTGCTTGCGGTACAGCGCGTCGCAATGTTCCATCTGCGCGCGAAAAACCTCGTGACGACGATAGAATTCTTGCCCCATGCCGTAATACTGTGCGCCCTGACCGCCATACATAAAGACCACGGGGCGTTGACCTGAGCTTTTCTCGGGCACAAACGGCTGTGCCTGGATTTTCTTGAACAGGTTGGTCAATACCTGTCCCGGACCGATTTCTCGCAGTTCGACTTCGCCCTGCGCCAGCAGAGAGGAAAGGCTTTCATACCAGCGCACCGGATGGCTTATCTGGCGTGTCAGCAGGTCGAGATAGTCGGTCGTCGGATAGTCTTGTGCCGTGTAGTTGGAGATAACCCGCGAAGTCAGCGGATTAAAGGTGAAACCCTGCGCAAACTGGTTGAATTGTTGTTCGATGTCGCGCAGATAGCGGGAGTGAAAAGCGGCAGAGACGTTAAGGAGGATGTAACGCCCGCCCGCCTCGGCAAACAGGGTCTGCGCCGCCGTGATGTCATCACGCAGCCCCGAAATCACGATTTGCTGCGCACTGTTGATATTGGCGATATCAATGCCGGTAAACGGCGAGGCGGCCAGCAATTCGGCTACGCGCGACTGCCCCAGACCCAGCACGGCAGCCATCGCGCCACGCGGTGCGCTCGCCATCAGCCTGCCGCGCTCTTTTACCAGCGCAACGCCGGTCGCGAAATCAAAGGCACCGGCCGCGAACAGCGCCACGAACTCGCCGAGGCTGTGGCCTGCATAACACTCCGGCGCGGCGCGGCCGTCCTCGCGCTCGGCCAGTAACGCCAGTGCCGAAACCACAAACAGTGCAGGCTGGGTGAATTGCGTTTCTCCAAGCAACCCTTGCGGGTCTTCCACACACATTTCGCGAACCGAATAGCCAAGCACTGCATCGGCCTGTTTAACGAGATCGGGAAAACGCTCAAACAGTTCATTTCCCATCCCTTTGTACTGCGATCCCTGACCAGGAAATACCCAAATTGAAGAAGACATAAATCGCCTTTTACTGTTTCCCAAAATGACACGTTTCGTGAGTTATCTGTCCCGCAGGTTGTGACCCGTTCAGGACTTTTCGGCAAGCTCGGGCATCTGCGCCTCGATTTTGGCAACGAGATCGCCCAGCGTGTAAATTCCGCGCTTGTCGCTGTCATTGACCTTGATATGTAGGCGCTTTTCGATTTCGTACCAGGACTCGAGCATTTCGACCGAATCCACGCCCAGTTCGCCGCCGATAAAGGCGTCGAGATCCACGATTTCAGGGGTAAAACCGGTGTTCTTGATGTCATTGATGATGTCGAGCACCACCGCCAGAATGTCTTGTTGTGTCGCCATGTCTCTTTCTCTCATTCAATCGAATTACAGCGCGTCGAATTCACGCGCAACGTCAACGATAATGCCTACGGCCTGGTCGATTTCTTCGCGGGTATGGGATGACATCACCGACAGGCGCAGGCGCTCCTTGTCCGGCGGCACCATCGGATACTCCATGATGTTGGCAAACAGCCCGCGCTCGAAAAGACGGCGATTGATGTTGCCCACTACTGCGTTTTGCCTGAAGAAAACAGGAATGATGCCGGTCTGGCCGCGCAGAATATTGAACCCGTGGGCCTCGAGCCGGTCTTGCATGTAACGCACGTTGGCGTGCAGCTGCTCGATGCGCTCCGGCTCGCGTTCCATGACATCCAGCGCGGCGGAAATGGCGGCGATGGTCGGCTGCGCCAGTCCCGACGTGAACAGGTACGGGTAGGAGAAGTTGCGCAGCATGAAGATGTATTCGCTGCTGCCCGACACGAAGGCACCCTGCGCGCCCAGCGACTTGCTGCACGTCGACATGCGCAGGTCAACCTGACCCAGCAGGTCGAGGTGTTCCAGCGTGCCGCGCCCGGTCGGTCCGACAGTGCCGAGTCCATGCGCATCGTCGAGAATGGTGATGATGTCGTGGGTTCGACAGATGTCGATGTAGCGTCTGAGGTCGATAATCGACCCGTCGGTCGAGCGCACGCCTTCGACGGTTGAGAAAATCTGCGTGCCCGGCTTGGCGCGCGCGCGGATTTTATGCAGCATGGCGTCGAATTCGTCCAGACGCTCCGGGTCGAAGGTGTAGAACGGCACATTGGTCATCTTGATGGCGTTGATGACGCTGGCGTGGCTGTTCTGGTCATAGACGATGATATCGTTGCGGTTCATCAGCCCGTTGACCCAGCAGAGGTTGGCCATATACCCGCTTGGCAGCAGTACGGCATCCTCGTGACCGGCCAGCGCCGCCAGACGTTTTTCCAGCACTTTATGCTGATGGGTATAGCCCGAAAACGCCGGGGAACCGCCGGTGCCGATTCCGTATTGCTCGACGGCTTCGATCACCCTGTTTTTCACATAGGGGTGATTCGCCAGCCCGAGATAGCTGTTGGAGCCGAATACCAGCACATTGTTGAAGGTGTCGCTGTGCAGATCCTTGTACTGCATCTGCGCGTCAACCGGGCCGCTGCCTTCGCGGCCAAACATGAATCCCTTCTCGACTTCCTTGAGATAGGTGCTGTAACGCAGCTTGACGCGCTCTTTGAAAGGTTTGCGCTCAAGCTCGATAAGCTCATGAAAATCCATCGTAAAACCCCCTTGGTTGTTTATTCTGTTACAGATAAAAGTCTGATTATCAGGAAGCAATAAAACCGTTGGCCCTATACCAGGAGGCGCACTCATTCACCATCTGGCCGAGAGGAGCCGGCGTGTAGCCCAGCTCCCGTTCCGCCTTGGCGCTGCTGAAGTAATAGGTTCCGCCGAAGACCCGCAGACGATAGGCATCCAGCACCGGTTCGCCGCGCATCAGCCTCGGAAACTTTTCCTGAAGCAGGGTTTTGAAGTAAAAACGTGAATAGCGGGTTTGCGGTCGTTCGACCTTGCACTGCAATACCGCCTCGATGGTGTCGATAAGCTCGGTGTAGCGCGCATTGGCACCGGCAAGCAGGTAGCGTTCACCCGTTTTCCCCTGCGTAAGCGCCTTGACGTGGGCGTGCCCGACTTCGGCCGCGCCGCAGAAACTGGCTCCGCCCGGCGGCATAAACGGCAGCTGGTTGTAGTTCACCGCCAGCACCATACGTCCCCACTGCATCGAATAGTCATAAGCCCCCAGCACTTCCGCCGGATTGAGGATCACGGCGGAAAGGCCACGGTCGCAGGCGCGGTAAACCAGCTCCTCGGCCAGCAACTTGCTTCTGGCATACGGATTCCTGGCCCGAAAACCGCGCAGACGGGTCTGGTTCTGTCGCCTCGTCGAGCGGGTCGTTGGGCGCGCCGATGGTCGAACTGGTGCTGGTGTACACCAGCCGCGCTATGCCGCTGTCCAGCGCCGCCTCGATGACACGGTTCGTTCCGTCGACGTTGACCGCCTCGAGCAGCGGCCAGTCACGCGGATTGCTGCTGGTGTTGCCCGCCGTATGAATAACGGCGTCCTGACCGGTCATCGCCGCGCGAAGACTGTGGCTGTCGTTGAGTTCGCCGTGTATCAGCGTCACGCCCAGCGGTTCGAGAAAGCCCAGATTGGACGAGGCGCGCACATAGGCCGTGACCTGATGCTTCGCCGCCAGCAAGGCGTTTACAATGTTCAGTCCAACAAAGCCGTTGGCTCCGGTTATCAATACTTTCATGATGTTTGCTCTTGCTGATTGAGTTGTTCCAGCGTTTTCCAGAAGGCCTTGCGTCCTTCTCCCTTGCTGCGCATCGGCAGCGCCGCCGGGTTTTTGAGGGGATGGTGGGCCAGCCCGTCGAGCAGCGTGACAAACTGTTCGAGCAACTGATCCAGCTGTTCTTGCGAGGTTTCGCGCCCCCGGCAGTCAAGGTGCAGCTGCACGCCGTGTGCCTCGACCTGCGCCACCAGCGCCAGCGGCAGCTCGGGCTGCGCGGCGAAGAGTGCGGCCACGACTTCCGGCAATGGCCGCGTCTGACTGACGGGCAAGACGGCGATGGCGCTGTCGAACAGCGGCGCATCGTCGACCCAGTGCTGAATCTGGTCGAGCGTGGCCCCGGCATGGTCGAGGCATTTTTCGAGCTGCTGTTCGACCTCGCTCAGCCACGGCGCGACCTTCTGGCGGCCTACAGTTTGAATACGCGTCGGAATAGCCTGCGGTTCATCGCAGTCGAGCTGGCGAATCACCCCTAGCTGGGCATATTTGCTGCGCACATGACGGTTGGCGAGCAGCGCCCATCCGGCCACCATCAGCGTTTCGAGCGTAATGCCCTGTCGCTGGGTGCACACTTGCAGAGCGTCGACTGTCTCCTGACACAGCGCGCGTTGCACATTGACAAGGGGCTGATCGGCGGTTTCGCCATCCCGTGCCTCTGCGCCGTCGAGCAAGGCGGAAGCAATCAGCGAACCCACGTCATCCTGCGCCTGAACCTGTTCGCTCCAGAACGCCTGTAACTGCTTCTGACTCAACGTCTTGGCCTTGCGCACCTCAAGAGTTGCGGCAAACCATGCCTGCGGCACCGGCGGTAAGGCGCGGTCTTCGGCGGGTGCCTGCGCGGCCCGTTCGCGGCCGAGCGCCAGACGACGCTCGGCATCGCGCTTGAGCGCCGCGTTCAGGTCGCAAGGCTCCTGAGCAAACGGATACCCCGGGAAGGCCACGCGACGACGCGCCGCCTGAAGATGCAACTGGGTCCAGTCAATCTCGCAGCCCCGGCACCACAGAGTGGCAAGGCGGGAGAGCTGACGGGTGTGCAGCAGCGTCTGGATAAAGCCTTTTCCGGCTTCACCGGCTATCAACTGCGTCACTTCTCTGTTGTCGAAAACGTTGCCGCAATAGAGGTCATTGCTGCCCTGTTCGCTGTTTGGCTGCGCAATGAACTGCGCGAGTCTGGTTTGCAGGCTCTCGATACTGGTTGCCACGATTGCCAGACGATACTCGAAGGGCGCGCGTCCGAGCTGGCTGGTATAGGCAAGGTCGGCGAGATTCACGTGACGGCCCGGCTGGCCGACAAATTCGTGCAGCGCGACGGCGTAGGCCGCCAGACGATCGGCACGTCGCGCTGACAGCACCACGATTTGCGGCTCGACATCACTGCCTTCGATGCGGGCAGCGGGCTGCGCCGCCTCGGGCGATTCCAGCACCACAAAAGCCGTGGAGCCGCCCATGCCGTACGCGTTGATGCCCGCCAGACGCGTGCCGCGCGCATTGGCATTCCACGGTTGCGCCTCGGTCGGGAACAGGAACGGAGAGGCTTCCTGCTCGAACGACGCATTGACGCGATTCAAATTGACGCACGGCGACAGGCGACCGTGCTGCATACTTAGCAACACCTTGATAAGCGAACAGATTCCCGACGCGGCTTCCATATGCCCCAGATTGGCCTTGGTGCCGAGCGCGCAGAAATGTGCCGCCTCGGTATGGCGGCGCAGCGCGTTGGACAGCGCCTTGAGTTCGATAGGATCGCCCAACTCCGTCGCCGCGCCGTGGCTTTCGATATAGCTCAGCTCGTTGACGTCGATACGCGCTTCGTTCAATGCCCGCACGGCGGTCTCTTCCATCACGGAGAGGTTCGGCAGATATTGACCCGCACCCGTGCCCGCGTGGCCGAGGCTGGAACCGCGCAGCACGCCGTAAATCGTGTCGCCGTCCGCAAGCGCCGTGCTCAGACGCTTGAGCACCACCATGCCGCTGCCTTCACTCGGAATAAGCCCGCTGGCCTGCTCATCGAAGGTATGCTCTTTGCCGTCGGCAGACAGCACCTTCATGTCCTGCAACAGCATGTATTTGCTGGGGTGCAGACTAAGATTCACGCCGCCCGCGAGCGCCATGTCGCACTCGCCGCCGAGAATGGCCTTGCGGGCGATATGCACGCTGGTCAGCGAAGACGCGCAGGTGGTCGCGAGGGTGAAACTCGGGCCGCGCAGGTTCATCAGGTAGGAGATGCGATTCGCCAGTTCACTGATAACCGCCCCCGCGCCCGGATAATGGCCGGTACGCGCGAAGTGATCGGACATGACCCAGGTAAAGTCTTCATTCATTGCCCCGACATACACGCCCACCTGTTGGGCATTCAGTGCCGAAGGCGTGTATCCGGCGTCTTCCATGGCGTGCCAGGCGGAGCGCAGCAGCACACGCACCTGCGGATCCAGACGGCTTGCCTCGTCGTGACTCATACGGAACATCTGAGGGTCGAAATCATTGACATGTTTCAGGAACCCGCCGCGATTCACGTAGCGCGGATTGCCCGGCTGTTCATCGCCCAAAGTCCAGCGGTCTTCAGGGATTGGCGTGAGATTCTCCTTGCCTTCCTGAAGCGCGGTCCAGAATTCTGCCAGACTGTCGACGCCCGGGAATTCGCCCGCCACGCCAATAATAGCCACGCCTTCCGGTTCGTTTTCGGCGGCAGTGGACGGCGGTGTAGAAATGGTGCGAGTAAACGGTGTCGCCGAGGCGCGACTTGACTTCAAGGATGCACGGGCAGGGCTGAACTGCGCGCAATCCGGCTGTGCGGCGTTTGCCTGCTCGCGCTTGAAGGAAACCGGGCCGATTGGTGCGGCGTTCGCCGCCGACAGCGGCGCGGCATCGTTGATTACCGTCGCGGTGCCGTAGCGCTTGTGCAGATAAGCCGCGAGTTTGGCGGTGGTGTTGTATTCAAACGGTGCGGTTTTCGACAGCCCGGCATACTCTTTCTCCAGTTCCGCACGCAGTTCCATCAGCATGACCGAATCCATGCCCAGTTGCTCGAAAGTCGCTTCGACATCTATCTCGCGAGCCGGAATCTTGGTGACGTGGGCGATATGCTGTTTGAGCGCGATGTCGCTGGCCTTTGGAGCCTCACTGTCGCCATTCCTCTTGAGTGGCTGCGAAGTCTGTGTTTCGGACGAGGCAATTTGTGGCGTCGTCGTATCCGTTGGTGCGTCGTTTTGAATACGCAGCGCGCGGGCAACTTTGGCACGATCGCCGACGATGACCAGCAGTTCGGCACGTTGTTCACGCAGTGCGCGCTCAAAAGCGGCGATTCCGGCCTGTTGCTGCAAGGCCGCCATGCCGGAGAAGGTTAACAGCGTGGCGTCTTCCCCGGCGATACTCATCTGCCCGTCGGCCCACAGCGGCCAGTTGACGGACAGGCTTAGCCCCGAGCGCGCCCCTCTGGCAACATGGTGCCGACGCCACACGGCGTGGCTGTCCATAAAGCGATTGCCCGCGGCATACGCGCCGGAACCCAAGTCACCCAGCACCGCCGACACGGATGAGAAATTGACAAACAGCGACAGCGGCTCCAGCGCAGTTGCGCGGTCGAGTGCAACCAGACCCGCGATTTTCGGCCCGACCAGCGCCATGAATTCGGCGTCCTGCAAGGCATTCATCGGCGTGGCACTCGCCACACCCGCGCAGTGCAGCACGCCGTCCAGCGGACCAAAGGCGGCTTTCGCCTGTGCTACCAACTGCTCGGCCTGCCCGTCTTCGGCGATATCTGCGGCAAGATAGCGCACCTCTGCGCCCTGCTCACGCAGTGCGTCGATTTGCTGCTGCGCGGCGTCGTCCGGCTGGGAGGATCGCCCTGT
It encodes:
- a CDS encoding aminotransferase class I/II-fold pyridoxal phosphate-dependent enzyme, which produces MDFHELIELERKPFKERVKLRYSTYLKEVEKGFMFGREGSGPVDAQMQYKDLHSDTFNNVLVFGSNSYLGLANHPYVKNRVIEAVEQYGIGTGGSPAFSGYTHQHKVLEKRLAALAGHEDAVLLPSGYMANLCWVNGLMNRNDIIVYDQNSHASVINAIKMTNVPFYTFDPERLDEFDAMLHKIRARAKPGTQIFSTVEGVRSTDGSIIDLRRYIDICRTHDIITILDDAHGLGTVGPTGRGTLEHLDLLGQVDLRMSTCSKSLGAQGAFVSGSSEYIFMLRNFSYPYLFTSGLAQPTIAAISAALDVMEREPERIEQLHANVRYMQDRLEAHGFNILRGQTGIIPVFFRQNAVVGNINRRLFERGLFANIMEYPMVPPDKERLRLSVMSSHTREEIDQAVGIIVDVAREFDAL
- a CDS encoding acyl carrier protein, giving the protein MATQQDILAVVLDIINDIKNTGFTPEIVDLDAFIGGELGVDSVEMLESWYEIEKRLHIKVNDSDKRGIYTLGDLVAKIEAQMPELAEKS
- the fabD gene encoding ACP S-malonyltransferase; amino-acid sequence: MSSSIWVFPGQGSQYKGMGNELFERFPDLVKQADAVLGYSVREMCVEDPQGLLGETQFTQPALFVVSALALLAEREDGRAAPECYAGHSLGEFVALFAAGAFDFATGVALVKERGRLMASAPRGAMAAVLGLGQSRVAELLAASPFTGIDIANINSAQQIVISGLRDDITAAQTLFAEAGGRYILLNVSAAFHSRYLRDIEQQFNQFAQGFTFNPLTSRVISNYTAQDYPTTDYLDLLTRQISHPVRWYESLSSLLAQGEVELREIGPGQVLTNLFKKIQAQPFVPEKSSGQRPVVFMYGGQGAQYYGMGQEFYRRHEVFRAQMEHCDALYRKHTGNSLLEALYDDTRRQMPLSDVVLSSAALLSLGVSLTGLLKAEGIQPGGVMGYSLGECIAAVVAGVLTLDDAMKLVVSQARMLSEQTAGGGMMSVLAPIEHFHANAALYQHTELASLNFQKNFVVSGSLATLSALKEQLSQREIISMLLPVEQPFHSAGIDIIEPEFRALVETLPKQAASLPVYSAMSGKPVAEWDGDYFWRVLRNPVDFHGLMTSLAGKDRAFYVDLSPTGTLSTFLKYGFAEKLCHGAVINQFGRNVESLSSLLTALEKHAEHPVMEGASL
- a CDS encoding NAD-dependent epimerase/dehydratase family protein → MKVLITGANGFVGLNIVNALLAAKHQVTAYVRASSNLGFLEPLGVTLIHGELNDSHSLRAAMTGQDAVIHTAGNTSSNPRDWPLLEAVNVDGTNRVIEAALDSGIARLVYTSTSSTIGAPNDPLDEATEPDPSARFSGQESVCQKQVAGRGAGLPRLRPWPFRRDPQSGGSAGGL